A region from the Acidimicrobiia bacterium genome encodes:
- a CDS encoding MarR family transcriptional regulator produces the protein MRTATPAGTVPEEARDDARDQVLVELVNLAPLLEHLRTDALRRRRLTQARARLLNVLADSGPLVMSELSRALDVTPRAVTGLVDALERDGLARRVEHPSDRRATFVELTASGRRLTRDFRTGLLRFADELLGDLRDQDVRASLRVVRHVREVLESRA, from the coding sequence ATGCGCACCGCGACGCCGGCCGGAACCGTCCCCGAGGAGGCGCGCGACGACGCCCGCGATCAGGTGCTCGTGGAGCTCGTCAACCTCGCGCCGCTGCTCGAGCACCTCCGGACGGACGCGCTCCGCCGGCGCCGTCTCACCCAGGCCCGGGCCCGGCTACTCAACGTGCTCGCCGACTCGGGGCCGCTCGTCATGTCGGAGCTGAGCCGGGCGCTCGACGTGACGCCCCGTGCGGTGACCGGGCTCGTCGACGCCCTCGAGCGCGACGGGCTCGCCCGCCGCGTCGAGCACCCGTCCGACCGGCGCGCCACGTTCGTCGAGCTGACGGCGTCGGGCCGCCGGCTCACACGCGACTTCCGCACCGGCCTGCTGCGCTTCGCCGACGAGCTCCTCGGCGACCTGCGCGACCAGGACGTCCGCGCGAGCCTGCGCGTCGTCCGACACGTCCGCGAGGTCCTGGAGTCGCGCGCGTAG
- a CDS encoding SpoIIE family protein phosphatase: MTTNRAGEAPRGSGEWWARRLASEPVAVVVTDEHGTIRRWGTEAQRLYGYTAQEARGADIAALLAPPDTVDDARRVTALRVAGDITPRRTRVRCRDGSILELVTCVGRAFEDGAPVLVGAGLPAGDVDGPVGTPDATTAEWLRAAVAQHAAALRASDTAASLTALQRVGARLAGASSAEDVGDVAVKETLEAVGAGAVALFDTDGKVVARAASGDVDDADVIAARDRALVGALTAVHARWPAGSPASSGAAPVSARWPSVASVPLSTQRGRVGTLAVAFVSVRQLALEERTLLEAIGDVTAQALSRARLVDSVDTSSSHVDALQRITAGLAAARTRDDVVHTLFVDALSLTGAASASVALLDDDRFVLHATAGYHDDVVQAWSEFPADADVPTTDVIRSGAPVFVSTRDELYTRYPLFRSLPVNPDTNAIANLPLAVEGQPPFGVLHIGFRTARRFVPREREFLTAVANQAAVALHRVDLNAGTLAALAATARAREQLERRFTTEQTARLAAEAILLANDDAEVGDDGRGTAAVALEDVLERVCTLVDADDVTLFVVSDDVLVPRASTGSEARRAAETVAAQVVRTRRAVVGKATAAVPLLAGARVIGVLTATNREATGFDDERVEQLTAVAERVAWSLERSSLLAAERHARASAEAAQARITLLAEASRVVASLDEDAVLDAMARLVVPAFADWSSVYRDRDGALERVAGCVSSPEADAASRQLLGLLRFGHDSAAPVMRVWRTGRTLLAGDTLSDVRRVLPDDAVHLIESLGLGPGLFVPVNVRGRTIAVLTFARLAGRRPFDDDDIALAEELAVRVAVSLSHARAYELERSVAETLSHAALPQSLPQPPGWQLAARYLPAARGAEVGGDWYDAFRIDESLAVVVGDVAGHGVAAARVMTQLRNSMRALALDHRTPLETVAGTDAVVAASDDPSTFATAICATVDPATGACTWVSAGHPPPLLVTADEARFLEGRPGTPVGVTWATRPQHDVVLPHDASVVLYTDGLVEDRETPLETGLERLRETAVELARAAPDVDAERLVDALVSRLANRSARVDDCCVFVVRRRGPSA; this comes from the coding sequence GTGACGACCAACCGCGCCGGCGAAGCACCGAGGGGAAGCGGCGAGTGGTGGGCCCGGCGGCTCGCGTCCGAGCCCGTCGCGGTCGTGGTCACCGACGAGCACGGCACGATCCGCCGGTGGGGCACGGAGGCGCAGCGACTCTACGGGTACACCGCGCAGGAGGCGCGCGGTGCCGACATCGCCGCGCTACTCGCACCGCCCGACACCGTGGACGACGCGCGCCGCGTGACCGCGCTACGCGTCGCGGGCGACATCACGCCGCGCCGCACGCGTGTCCGCTGTCGTGACGGCTCGATCCTCGAGCTCGTCACGTGCGTCGGTCGCGCGTTCGAGGACGGCGCGCCCGTGCTGGTCGGCGCGGGGCTCCCGGCCGGCGACGTCGACGGCCCGGTGGGGACACCGGACGCGACGACGGCCGAATGGCTGCGGGCAGCCGTGGCGCAGCACGCGGCGGCGCTGCGCGCATCGGACACCGCGGCCTCGCTCACCGCGTTGCAGCGCGTCGGCGCGCGTCTCGCCGGCGCGTCGAGCGCGGAGGACGTCGGCGACGTCGCGGTGAAGGAGACGTTGGAGGCCGTGGGCGCCGGCGCGGTCGCGCTGTTCGACACGGACGGGAAGGTCGTCGCGCGCGCGGCGTCCGGTGACGTCGACGACGCCGACGTCATCGCGGCGCGCGACCGCGCCCTCGTCGGCGCGCTCACCGCCGTGCACGCGCGGTGGCCCGCGGGGAGCCCTGCGTCGAGCGGCGCGGCACCCGTGAGCGCTCGGTGGCCGAGCGTCGCGAGCGTCCCGCTCAGCACGCAGCGCGGGCGCGTGGGCACGCTCGCCGTCGCGTTCGTCTCCGTCCGCCAGCTCGCCCTCGAGGAGCGGACGCTGCTCGAGGCGATCGGGGACGTCACCGCGCAGGCGCTCAGCCGCGCGCGGCTCGTCGACTCGGTCGACACGAGCAGCTCGCACGTCGACGCCCTCCAGCGCATCACGGCCGGTCTCGCCGCGGCGCGCACGCGCGACGACGTGGTGCACACGCTCTTCGTCGACGCGCTGTCGCTGACGGGTGCGGCGTCGGCCAGCGTGGCGCTCCTCGACGACGACCGCTTCGTCCTCCACGCGACCGCCGGCTACCACGACGACGTCGTGCAGGCATGGTCGGAGTTCCCCGCTGACGCCGACGTACCGACGACCGACGTCATCCGCAGCGGCGCGCCGGTCTTCGTGTCGACACGCGACGAGCTGTACACGCGGTATCCCCTGTTCCGCTCGCTGCCCGTCAACCCGGACACCAACGCGATCGCCAACCTCCCGCTGGCCGTCGAGGGCCAGCCCCCGTTCGGCGTGCTGCACATCGGGTTCCGGACGGCGCGGCGGTTCGTCCCCCGCGAGCGCGAGTTCCTCACCGCGGTGGCGAACCAGGCCGCGGTCGCGCTGCACCGCGTCGACCTCAACGCGGGCACGCTGGCCGCGCTCGCGGCGACCGCGCGGGCGCGCGAGCAGCTCGAGCGGAGGTTCACGACCGAGCAGACGGCACGCCTCGCGGCCGAAGCGATCCTGCTGGCGAACGACGACGCCGAGGTGGGCGACGACGGTCGCGGCACCGCCGCGGTCGCGCTCGAAGACGTGTTGGAGCGCGTCTGCACGCTGGTCGACGCCGACGACGTCACGCTGTTCGTCGTGTCCGACGACGTCCTCGTCCCGCGGGCGTCGACGGGCAGCGAGGCGCGCAGGGCGGCCGAGACGGTCGCCGCCCAGGTGGTCCGCACGCGGCGCGCGGTCGTCGGCAAGGCGACCGCAGCGGTGCCGCTCCTCGCGGGGGCGCGGGTCATCGGCGTGCTCACGGCGACGAATCGCGAGGCGACCGGCTTCGACGACGAGCGCGTCGAGCAGCTGACCGCGGTCGCGGAGCGCGTGGCGTGGAGCCTCGAGCGCTCCTCGCTCCTCGCGGCCGAGCGGCACGCACGCGCGTCTGCGGAGGCAGCGCAGGCGCGGATCACGCTTCTCGCGGAGGCGAGCCGCGTGGTCGCGTCGCTCGACGAGGACGCCGTGCTCGACGCCATGGCGCGCCTGGTCGTTCCCGCGTTCGCGGACTGGTCGTCCGTCTACCGCGACCGGGACGGCGCGCTCGAGCGCGTCGCGGGCTGCGTGTCGTCGCCCGAGGCCGACGCCGCGTCGCGCCAACTGCTCGGCCTCCTGCGCTTCGGGCACGACTCCGCCGCGCCGGTCATGCGTGTGTGGCGGACGGGCCGGACGCTGCTCGCGGGCGACACGCTGTCCGACGTCAGGCGGGTGCTGCCCGACGACGCGGTGCACCTCATCGAGTCGCTCGGCCTCGGGCCAGGCCTCTTCGTGCCCGTCAACGTGCGCGGCCGGACGATCGCCGTGCTGACGTTCGCCCGGCTCGCGGGGCGGCGACCCTTCGACGACGACGACATCGCGCTCGCCGAGGAGCTCGCCGTGCGCGTCGCGGTCAGCCTGTCGCACGCGCGCGCGTACGAGCTCGAGCGATCCGTCGCGGAGACGCTGTCCCACGCCGCACTGCCGCAGTCGCTCCCGCAGCCGCCGGGCTGGCAGCTCGCGGCGCGCTATCTCCCGGCTGCGCGCGGCGCCGAGGTCGGCGGTGACTGGTACGACGCGTTCCGGATCGACGAGTCACTCGCCGTCGTCGTCGGCGACGTCGCCGGTCACGGCGTCGCGGCCGCGCGCGTCATGACGCAGTTGCGCAACAGCATGCGGGCGCTCGCGCTGGACCATCGCACGCCCCTCGAGACCGTCGCGGGGACGGACGCCGTCGTCGCGGCGAGCGACGACCCGTCGACGTTCGCGACCGCGATCTGCGCGACGGTCGATCCGGCGACGGGCGCGTGCACGTGGGTGTCGGCGGGCCACCCCCCGCCGCTGCTCGTGACGGCCGACGAGGCGCGGTTCCTCGAGGGTCGCCCCGGCACACCCGTCGGGGTCACGTGGGCGACGCGCCCCCAGCACGACGTCGTCCTCCCCCACGACGCGTCGGTCGTGCTCTACACGGACGGGCTCGTCGAGGACCGTGAGACGCCCCTCGAGACCGGCTTGGAACGCCTGCGCGAGACGGCGGTCGAGCTCGCCCGGGCCGCGCCGGACGTGGACGCCGAGCGGCTCGTTGACGCGCTCGTCTCGCGACTCGCGAACCGGTCCGCGCGGGTCGACGACTGCTGCGTGTTCGTCGTCCGCCGCCGCGGCCCTTCGGCCTGA
- a CDS encoding ABC transporter permease → MAAVTTTFDAATAEKRAALPPARVLADIGLVAGRNLRRVLRNTGLIVFSTIQPLMQLILFAYVFAAVAHVPGISYKDFVVPAVLVQSMTFAAMGSGVGIANDMQTGMVDRFRSLPIARSAFLVGRTTSDSARLAIQSIILIVAALAIGFRFHAGIGGAIGMALVLVLFGVALTAFSAWVGLAIGDPETVQAAVFIPILPLMFTSSAFAPVRALPGWMQPLARWNPITAAIDTARGLALGDSQLARVSHTHLHTAAWHFGAWWIVIVTVFTALAVRRYRRG, encoded by the coding sequence ATGGCAGCAGTCACGACGACGTTCGACGCCGCGACAGCCGAGAAGCGCGCCGCGCTGCCTCCCGCGCGTGTGCTCGCGGACATCGGGCTCGTCGCCGGGCGCAACCTCCGGCGCGTGCTGCGCAACACGGGCCTCATCGTGTTCTCGACGATCCAGCCGCTGATGCAGCTCATCCTCTTCGCGTACGTGTTCGCCGCCGTCGCGCACGTGCCGGGGATCAGCTACAAGGACTTCGTCGTCCCCGCCGTGCTCGTGCAGAGCATGACGTTCGCAGCGATGGGCTCGGGGGTCGGCATCGCCAACGACATGCAGACGGGCATGGTCGACCGGTTCCGCTCGCTGCCGATCGCGCGATCCGCCTTCCTCGTCGGTCGCACGACGAGCGACAGCGCGCGCCTCGCGATCCAGAGCATCATCCTCATCGTCGCCGCGCTCGCCATCGGGTTCCGGTTCCACGCGGGCATCGGCGGCGCGATCGGCATGGCGCTCGTGCTCGTGCTGTTCGGCGTCGCGCTCACCGCGTTCTCGGCGTGGGTCGGGCTCGCGATCGGGGATCCGGAGACCGTCCAGGCAGCGGTGTTCATCCCGATCCTGCCGCTGATGTTCACGAGCAGCGCGTTCGCGCCCGTGCGCGCGCTGCCGGGGTGGATGCAGCCGCTCGCGCGCTGGAACCCGATCACGGCCGCCATCGACACCGCGCGCGGCCTCGCGCTCGGCGACTCGCAGCTGGCCCGCGTCAGTCACACGCACCTGCACACCGCGGCCTGGCACTTCGGCGCATGGTGGATCGTGATCGTCACGGTCTTCACCGCGCTCGCCGTCCGGCGCTACCGCCGGGGCTGA
- a CDS encoding ATP-binding cassette domain-containing protein, with the protein MSGGVVAEQLVKRFGTFTALDRVDFTAREGLVTGLLGPNGAGKTTTIRILTTLLHPDGGRASVAGYDVVTQPQLVRSVIGLTGQYAAVDEELTGRENLVLIGRLGRMPKRAARERAADLLGIFQLTDAADRLLRTYSGGMRRRLDLAASLMFAPPVLFLDEPTTGLDPRSRLELWDVIIELKQRGTTIVLTTQYLEEADQLADTISVIDAGGIIAEGTADELKTKVGGDVLDLRVADRASTARAALALARAFEVSEGELTIDRDLGSVVVPVAAGSAALVEAVRALDAADVEVADLGLRRPSLDDVFLSLTGHVAEEQRSEPAPPRKRRPMGS; encoded by the coding sequence GTGTCCGGAGGCGTCGTCGCGGAGCAGCTCGTCAAGCGGTTCGGCACGTTCACCGCGCTCGACCGCGTCGACTTCACGGCGCGCGAGGGCCTCGTCACCGGTCTTCTTGGGCCGAACGGCGCGGGCAAGACGACGACGATCCGCATCCTGACGACGCTGCTGCATCCCGACGGCGGCCGCGCGTCCGTCGCGGGTTACGACGTCGTCACCCAACCGCAGCTCGTCCGGAGCGTGATCGGGTTGACCGGTCAGTACGCGGCCGTCGACGAGGAGCTCACGGGACGCGAGAACCTCGTGCTGATCGGCCGGCTCGGTCGGATGCCGAAGCGTGCCGCGCGCGAGCGCGCCGCCGATCTGCTCGGCATCTTCCAGTTGACGGACGCAGCCGACCGTCTCCTGCGCACGTACTCGGGCGGCATGCGCCGCCGGCTCGACCTCGCGGCGAGCCTGATGTTCGCACCGCCCGTGCTGTTCCTCGACGAGCCGACGACCGGTCTCGATCCCCGCAGCCGGCTCGAGCTGTGGGACGTGATCATCGAGTTGAAGCAGCGTGGCACGACGATCGTGCTGACGACGCAGTACCTGGAGGAGGCCGATCAGCTCGCGGACACGATCAGCGTGATCGACGCGGGCGGGATCATCGCCGAGGGGACGGCGGACGAGCTCAAGACCAAGGTCGGTGGCGACGTGCTCGACCTGCGCGTCGCGGATCGCGCGTCCACGGCACGCGCCGCGCTCGCGCTCGCGCGCGCGTTCGAGGTGTCGGAGGGTGAGCTCACGATCGACCGCGACCTGGGCAGCGTCGTCGTGCCCGTCGCGGCAGGCTCGGCCGCGCTCGTCGAGGCGGTCCGTGCGCTCGACGCCGCCGACGTCGAGGTCGCCGACCTCGGCCTGCGACGCCCGTCGCTCGACGACGTGTTCCTGAGCCTGACCGGTCACGTCGCCGAGGAGCAGCGGTCGGAACCGGCGCCGCCGCGCAAGCGCCGGCCCATGGGGAGCTGA
- a CDS encoding cation-transporting P-type ATPase, producing MQPPPDGLEERVAAVSGVQWARVNAALGRLVVAFDPSRVAVATLVTVVDETERDAGAARTRSPTRPSFPGDVDALRTHGIALLADVGGIAAAVSGALLRAVPFPIELASLVAFIESQPRLRRMVADVVGGASTDTLLALANAFGQGLAQGQLGLAVDAAHRVAAMGETAAERRTWTAREPELAATPQRAAAGAVPCERAAALPRGPVETYADRATIAAGTGFAATLAATRRWRRASDVALAAMPKAAGIGREGFATQLGRILAERRAVVCDRDALRRLDRVDTLVVDVDATWARRPAPARVVPLTKVPDSEITGALYRLFDPERADRVRADDGWMLGPLARLVRDAAGLTTRLGVADRDVLGLARGRRLVAVVPLTRHVHPAFDTLAASARRASCALVLAGEPDEYARPFADDVVAGGDALASVVASLQRDGHVVAVVSAARRDALARSDCGIGLTVPGAPPPWGAHLLVDDLATCAFVVEAIGTARDVSRRSVRVALGGASVAATVALTAPPFRAGARTLSVVNGAAVLSFASGTWSALELSHRPLSPPVDRTPWHAMPPSAVLHVLGSSEHGLATAEARRRLAAAARHERTVQPPQVTLGRAFLDELSNPLTPVLAVGAGVSAAIGSLADAAVVASVTGLSALFGGIQRSATERAVARLAERTATRAWVERDGRPVQLTADELVAGDVVALDPGDIVPADCRILSSTGLETDESSLTGESSPVAKRSDPVAAEDVADRRSMLYEGTTVAAGRGRAVVVATGTATEAGRSLAMSRGASQGSAVDRRLHAITAQTVPVALGAGAVVAANGILRGSSLARTLATGVGLTVAAVPEGLPFLVTAAQLAAARRLSTRNALVKNPRSIEALGRAEVLCFDKTGTLTEGRLRLREVSDGITSVGVGRSMRESFATILVAAACATPRPDGSDVLAHPTDQAVVDGGRRAGIDIAGTHPLAVLPFEPARGFHATLVGTTAGAFVFVKGAPEVVLPRCTRWTTRGDTRELDTRARQTVGREVERLARLGHRVLAVARRSERRSPESSSDGMLSDDDARDLELLGFLAIADAPRRSATKALQRLRDGGVQLVMITGDHPSTAQAIASEIGLLDGGVVLTGADVATLDRAALDALLPDVAVFARVSPTQKVDIVRAFQRTGRAVAMTGDGANDAPAIRLADVGIALGPHATSAARAAADVVVGDDRLETIVAALVEGRAMWASVRDALAILLGGNLGEIAFTVAGALVGGRPPLNARQLLLVNLLTDLAPALVLATRPPGEASTLLREGPDSSLGGALTRDVLVRAATTSLGATTAYVIGRLTGRPARARSIGLAALVGTQLAQTAAIAGRDVRAIASMGGSAAALVAVVQTPGISRFFGCTPLGPVGWATATGAAVGATALGALVSTVAPIALPAVPAPAGPQETPWMEPVPRSSTPSPSSAVAATGTTKLATPTRT from the coding sequence GTGCAGCCACCGCCGGACGGCCTCGAGGAGCGCGTCGCAGCCGTCTCCGGTGTGCAGTGGGCGCGCGTCAACGCCGCCCTCGGTCGGCTCGTCGTCGCGTTCGACCCTTCGCGAGTAGCGGTCGCGACACTCGTCACGGTGGTCGACGAGACCGAACGCGACGCGGGTGCCGCGCGGACCCGCTCGCCGACGCGGCCGTCCTTCCCGGGCGACGTCGACGCGCTCCGGACGCACGGGATCGCGCTGCTCGCCGACGTCGGAGGCATCGCCGCCGCGGTGTCCGGCGCGTTGTTGCGCGCTGTGCCGTTCCCGATCGAGCTCGCGTCGCTCGTGGCCTTCATCGAGAGCCAGCCGCGTCTGCGTCGGATGGTCGCAGACGTCGTCGGCGGCGCGTCCACCGACACCCTGCTGGCGCTCGCGAACGCGTTCGGGCAGGGGCTCGCGCAAGGACAGCTCGGACTCGCCGTCGACGCCGCGCACCGGGTCGCGGCGATGGGCGAGACGGCGGCCGAGCGCCGGACCTGGACGGCGCGTGAACCCGAGCTCGCCGCGACGCCGCAGCGCGCGGCGGCCGGCGCGGTGCCGTGCGAACGCGCGGCGGCCCTCCCCCGCGGCCCGGTCGAGACCTACGCAGACCGGGCGACGATCGCGGCCGGAACCGGCTTCGCGGCCACGCTCGCGGCCACACGGCGGTGGAGGCGCGCGTCTGACGTCGCGCTCGCCGCGATGCCGAAGGCCGCGGGGATCGGGCGCGAGGGATTCGCGACCCAGCTCGGCCGGATCCTGGCCGAGCGGCGCGCGGTCGTGTGCGACCGTGACGCGCTCCGGCGACTCGATCGTGTCGACACGCTCGTCGTCGATGTCGACGCCACGTGGGCTCGGCGCCCTGCGCCCGCGCGCGTCGTTCCCCTCACCAAGGTCCCCGATTCCGAGATCACGGGTGCGCTCTACCGGCTCTTCGACCCGGAACGAGCGGACCGCGTCCGCGCCGACGACGGATGGATGCTCGGGCCGCTCGCCCGACTCGTGCGCGACGCCGCGGGCCTGACGACGCGACTCGGCGTCGCCGACCGCGACGTGCTCGGGCTCGCGCGCGGACGGCGTCTCGTCGCGGTCGTGCCGCTGACACGTCACGTCCACCCCGCGTTCGACACGCTCGCGGCGTCGGCCCGGCGGGCGTCGTGCGCACTCGTGCTCGCCGGCGAGCCGGACGAGTACGCGCGCCCGTTCGCGGACGACGTCGTCGCAGGCGGTGACGCGCTCGCCTCCGTCGTCGCGTCGCTGCAGCGCGATGGGCACGTGGTCGCCGTCGTGAGCGCCGCGCGGCGCGACGCGCTCGCGCGCTCCGACTGCGGGATCGGCCTGACCGTCCCCGGCGCGCCGCCGCCGTGGGGCGCGCACCTGCTCGTCGACGACCTCGCGACGTGTGCGTTCGTCGTGGAGGCGATCGGCACGGCGCGCGACGTCAGCCGCCGGAGCGTCCGCGTCGCGCTCGGCGGCGCCAGCGTCGCGGCGACCGTCGCGCTCACCGCGCCGCCGTTCCGGGCCGGCGCGCGCACGCTGTCCGTCGTCAACGGCGCGGCCGTGCTCTCGTTCGCGTCCGGCACGTGGTCCGCGCTCGAGCTGTCCCACCGCCCGCTGAGCCCGCCGGTGGACCGGACGCCGTGGCACGCGATGCCGCCGAGCGCGGTCCTGCACGTCCTCGGGTCGTCCGAGCACGGGCTGGCCACGGCCGAGGCGCGCCGTCGCCTGGCTGCTGCAGCGCGGCACGAGCGGACCGTCCAGCCGCCGCAGGTCACGCTCGGGCGCGCGTTTCTCGACGAGCTGTCGAACCCGTTGACACCCGTCCTCGCGGTCGGTGCCGGCGTGTCCGCGGCGATCGGCTCCCTGGCGGACGCGGCGGTCGTCGCGAGCGTGACCGGGCTCAGCGCGCTGTTCGGCGGCATCCAGCGGTCGGCGACCGAGCGGGCGGTCGCGCGGCTCGCGGAGCGGACCGCGACCCGCGCGTGGGTGGAACGGGACGGCCGGCCCGTGCAGCTCACCGCCGACGAGCTCGTCGCGGGCGACGTCGTCGCGCTCGACCCCGGCGACATCGTCCCGGCGGACTGCCGGATCCTGTCGTCGACGGGTCTCGAGACGGACGAGTCGAGCCTGACGGGCGAGTCGAGCCCGGTCGCGAAGCGGTCCGATCCCGTCGCGGCCGAGGACGTCGCCGACCGACGCTCGATGCTCTACGAGGGCACGACCGTCGCAGCCGGGCGCGGTCGCGCGGTGGTCGTCGCGACCGGCACCGCGACCGAGGCCGGCCGCAGCCTCGCGATGAGCCGGGGGGCGTCGCAGGGGTCGGCAGTGGACCGCCGGCTGCACGCGATCACTGCGCAGACGGTGCCCGTCGCGCTCGGCGCCGGCGCGGTGGTCGCCGCGAACGGCATCCTGCGCGGGTCGTCGCTCGCGCGCACCCTCGCCACGGGCGTCGGCCTGACGGTCGCGGCCGTGCCGGAGGGACTGCCCTTCCTCGTCACCGCGGCCCAGCTCGCCGCGGCGCGCCGGCTGTCGACCCGGAACGCGCTGGTGAAGAACCCGCGCAGCATCGAGGCCCTCGGCCGCGCGGAGGTCCTGTGCTTCGACAAGACGGGAACGCTGACCGAGGGACGGCTCCGGCTCCGCGAGGTGTCGGACGGGATCACGAGCGTCGGCGTCGGACGCTCGATGCGCGAGAGCTTCGCGACGATCCTGGTCGCCGCGGCGTGCGCGACGCCCCGACCCGACGGCAGTGACGTCCTCGCGCACCCGACCGACCAGGCCGTCGTCGACGGCGGGCGCCGCGCGGGCATCGACATCGCGGGCACGCACCCGCTCGCCGTCCTGCCGTTCGAACCCGCGCGCGGGTTCCACGCCACGCTCGTCGGCACGACTGCGGGTGCGTTCGTCTTCGTGAAGGGTGCGCCGGAGGTCGTCCTGCCGCGCTGCACGAGATGGACGACACGCGGCGACACGCGCGAGCTGGACACACGCGCGCGGCAGACGGTCGGTCGCGAGGTCGAGCGACTCGCGCGGCTGGGCCACCGCGTCCTCGCCGTGGCCCGGCGGAGCGAGCGACGATCGCCGGAGAGTTCGTCCGACGGCATGCTGTCCGACGACGACGCGCGCGACCTGGAGCTGCTCGGGTTCCTGGCGATCGCCGACGCGCCGCGGCGGAGCGCGACCAAGGCGCTGCAGCGGCTGCGCGACGGTGGCGTGCAGCTCGTCATGATCACCGGTGACCACCCGAGCACCGCGCAGGCGATCGCGAGCGAGATCGGCCTGCTCGACGGCGGAGTCGTCCTCACCGGGGCCGACGTCGCGACGCTCGACCGCGCGGCGCTCGACGCGCTCCTCCCCGACGTCGCGGTCTTCGCGCGCGTGAGCCCGACCCAGAAGGTCGACATCGTGCGCGCGTTCCAGCGGACCGGTCGCGCCGTCGCGATGACGGGGGACGGCGCGAACGACGCGCCCGCGATCCGGCTCGCGGACGTCGGGATCGCGCTCGGTCCCCATGCGACATCCGCCGCACGCGCCGCGGCGGACGTCGTGGTCGGTGACGACCGGCTCGAGACGATCGTCGCCGCGCTCGTCGAAGGACGGGCGATGTGGGCGTCCGTGCGCGACGCGCTCGCGATCCTGCTTGGCGGCAACCTCGGCGAGATCGCGTTCACCGTTGCCGGCGCGCTCGTCGGCGGGCGCCCGCCGCTGAATGCGCGTCAGCTGCTCCTCGTCAACCTCCTGACCGACCTCGCGCCTGCGCTCGTGCTCGCGACGCGGCCGCCCGGCGAAGCGTCCACGTTGCTGCGCGAGGGTCCCGACTCGTCGCTCGGCGGCGCGCTGACGCGTGACGTCCTCGTGCGCGCGGCGACGACGTCACTCGGAGCGACGACCGCGTACGTGATCGGACGGCTCACCGGGCGGCCGGCGCGTGCGCGCTCGATCGGGCTCGCCGCGCTCGTCGGCACGCAGCTCGCCCAGACCGCCGCGATCGCGGGCCGCGACGTCCGCGCGATCGCGTCGATGGGAGGATCCGCCGCCGCGCTCGTCGCGGTCGTGCAGACGCCCGGGATCAGCAGGTTCTTCGGGTGCACCCCGCTCGGGCCGGTGGGATGGGCGACGGCGACGGGCGCGGCGGTCGGAGCGACCGCGCTCGGCGCGCTCGTGTCGACCGTCGCCCCGATCGCGCTCCCCGCGGTGCCGGCTCCGGCCGGCCCTCAGGAGACGCCGTGGATGGAGCCCGTCCCCCGCTCGAGCACGCCGTCGCCGTCGTCGGCAGTCGCCGCGACCGGTACGACGAAGCTCGCCACACCGACCAGGACGTAG